Part of the Micropterus dolomieu isolate WLL.071019.BEF.003 ecotype Adirondacks unplaced genomic scaffold, ASM2129224v1 scaffold_272, whole genome shotgun sequence genome, ATCCAGCTGCAAACACGTGAGCACAAGTTTTCCAATGTCCtcattactaaaatatcaaagtGAAACTGCTGCGTCTGCATTAAAATTGCTTTCTGTGACCATAAAAATGTAGATTTCTCCATAAATACATAACTCATTCATACTTCCCAAAAATAAACCTCCCTCCCTGTTGACTTGAGGACAAGGTCATAATGCAATCGAGCAGTCCCAGCATGTCAACTGTGAACAACTGACCAAACCTTTAGGCACACAACATACACCCACAATAACTATATTTAAAGCATGGCTGACATTGTTTCCACATTTGCAGTGCACAAGCCACTGCAGCTAGAGGAAAAGATGGTGGAACTATTTAATTTGGTACTCACCTATCTGGTCTTCAGGAATGAGGCTCTCAATTGGCGGCTCCAGCTCAGAGCTCTGTTGCAGGTAGCTCTTCATCTGAGTGATAAACTGGCGGAGAGTCTGCAGAAGCTCCAGTCCAGATGCATAGCTCTGCCAGGCCTCGGTGCCCGCACCCTCGCCCATGTAGCTCAGGAAGTCCTGCACCAGGCAGCCAAAGTATGAGCctttatcgctggacaactcTACCACCCTGCGGATCGCCCTCTTCTCGGGCGTTAGCAGCGAGTTGAAAACCCCACTCATCTTGTGCAGGTGCCCTCGCAGGGCCTTCTGCAGGATCAGAGCACTGGCACTAGAGCGACGCTTTGTATGGTGGCCTGGTGGCATCATGGTGAGGTCCTGGTCTTGGTCACTCTCGAGGCTGACGCCATTGTCAGGCTCCTCTTCGTCCTCGTCATCCTCGTCAACCTCATCCTCCTCCATGCTGCAGTAAGGCAGTTGGGATGGTgggagggagaaggggaggTGGGTGTTAAAATCAGCCACAGTGGGGGGACTAGGGTCATGTaaaggaggaaggaagaaggCTGAAGACAGATCCAGAGAGTCTGAGGAATCTGTGGAAAGGCTCATGTCACTTAGCCTCTGACCTCCGCTACTGCATTCCTCACCTGCTTCTTCTCCTGTCCTTTCTGCATGCTTGCTTGTTGTCATCAGTGACAGGTCTGGAGGACTGCTGGAGTCCTGGGCGGGGACCCTGGTAGTTTTAAGCAGTTTGGCCCTAATGAGGGCTTTCTCAATATTGTGGTCCTCCAGTGCCAAGTGGCACTGGGCATCTTCCTGACTGGAGGATGGTGAGGCCCTGGTCTGACGTGGAGAGGATGAGAGAGATGATAGAGAGATGGGCAGGGATGGACAAGGAATGGATATGGGAGTACTGATGCTGAGTCTTTTGGGAGGGGAGGATGAAGGGCTGATGCTTAGCGAGGAGCCCAGACGAAAAAGGAGGCTGGCCCTCTCCTCTACCTTCTCCTTTGGGACATTGATCCAAGAGATCTTCTCTGGCATTCTGCGCTGTCGGACGGGAGGGGCTGAGTGTTGTGCCACAAAGCGAGGTGGGGGTGGACGAGGAGGTGGGGGGCTTGACACACTGTCTGCAGTACTCAGCTTCTgattgctgctgctggtttcaATGTTACTGTCTTGTAACTCTGTGTTTCTGCCAAGGCTCTGCAGATTGCTTTGACCTGACaggctgctgtcactgtgatCAGCGCTACAGACCTGAGGACTGTCTCTACAAGAGCACCGAGTGTCCTTGTTGGTCGTTTCCAGGCTGTTGCTAATGGGTTCCTCCCTCAGGCCTTGATTTCTTGTGCTAGAGAGATTTGAAGTGGTGCTGTCGTCACCGTCTTGTTGGTGAACCTTTATGAAGAGGGGGTTGATGAAACAAAGTGCTCCGTTGGAGTGCCAACACTCAAGCAGCTCAGATGGGGTGCGAGTTTGAAGCCGAGGGCGTCCTGGGGTGGTTGCCAAAGAGACAGGCGGAAGTGGTCTGTTGGGAGCAGCTATTCCTGCCAAGGAGACTGAGCCCTTCCTCCTGTGGCACAACGGAGCATCCCAAAAGCCTGTGTgagacagtgagaaaaatataatatgtctgattttcatttatttcaagtttatttaacagggacaatgcacactAATACATAAATCAATGTATAATGTGCATAACTATCCTGCTGTCCCTGGACAGATAGTAATAGGTCACACCTAAAAAGATAAAAGGATTAAAATAGTACAGTAATACAGGTCAAGCCCAATATAAGTAAAAATTGACTAGatcaacataaaaaacaaacaattggTCAATATCAACATcagcaccaacacacacaagccaAACTGTAACAATGTATAATAGCAATGGCATACATTTTTGGACATGGTCAAAAAACAATATAGCTAGGACAATAAACAACAGAGGTTTAACCTATCTAAATAAAACCTCATAGGCATAGCACAAGAAGCACAGACAGGATAGAAAAGACAAGATAGCAGCAAGATTTAGggcagcatttacatttaaagttttgCCCGTTtaaaaacatgtgcaaacttgatatcaccagcaaattaacacgtaagctgatctactaatggTGTGCAtgcagaatgacgtctttcaaaagtgcaagatagcacctgttgttcatttattacttttgccttaatgaatatgcagttTGGGGCGTTCCttgttattgtgcaaagtaatgggagggtaacatgcaaatatatttatttactacacgcagtgtgatctaacaagccAAAACG contains:
- the LOC123967325 gene encoding ras and Rab interactor 2-like, yielding FWDAPLCHRRKGSVSLAGIAAPNRPLPPVSLATTPGRPRLQTRTPSELLECWHSNGALCFINPLFIKVHQQDGDDSTTSNLSSTRNQGLREEPISNSLETTNKDTRCSCRDSPQVCSADHSDSSLSGQSNLQSLGRNTELQDSNIETSSSNQKLSTADSVSSPPPPRPPPPRFVAQHSAPPVRQRRMPEKISWINVPKEKVEERASLLFRLGSSLSISPSSSPPKRLSISTPISIPCPSLPISLSSLSSSPRQTRASPSSSQEDAQCHLALEDHNIEKALIRAKLLKTTRVPAQDSSSPPDLSLMTTSKHAERTGEEAGEECSSGGQRLSDMSLSTDSSDSLDLSSAFFLPPLHDPSPPTVADFNTHLPFSLPPSQLPYCSMEEDEVDEDDEDEEEPDNGVSLESDQDQDLTMMPPGHHTKRRSSASALILQKALRGHLHKMSGVFNSLLTPEKRAIRRVVELSSDKGSYFGCLVQDFLSYMGEGAGTEAWQSYASGLELLQTLRQFITQMKSYLQQSSELEPPIESLIPEDQIDRVLEKAMHKCILKPLKPVVSVALQEFQVRSGAWQELKENLSLAKAQQPQEMGVADTLPPDRVAIEKIKLKFHTMSKLYSPEKKVTMLLRVCKLIYTIMEENSGRLYGADDFLPMLTYVLAQCDMPQLDNEILYMMELLDPSLLHGEGGYYLTSAYGAMSLIRNFQEEQAARVLSSETRDTLHQWHRRRTTQRSAPSIDDFQNYLRVALQELDSGCTAKTLQVRPYATVEEVCQLCALKFKVSDPEKYGLFLLLEGSSQQLAPDTHPQKIKAELHSHSEAVPFHFVFRRLTNSNTSSSTSFDPMPNLSNLTVTSDLNMDLSAHSPQPTLSLGLIPTLSHLNGNSISM